One genomic region from Phragmites australis chromosome 1, lpPhrAust1.1, whole genome shotgun sequence encodes:
- the LOC133919245 gene encoding alkaline ceramidase TOD1-like, with product MGWVRVRSPPVLQSKLLCLSLLYLLTALPLALYVSFSDPGHRCLLLPFPSRASPAAAKPLFEYPPGYGEHKHALPVPRALCSNPAVFSDYKTVLEEINGLCRNLSASPSTSPVLRYQKGSKDSFAGNFSAEERRSFFSHTDNEVEIPCGFFKEFPVREVGRLAMEKCSGVVVASAILNDHDKIRQPKGLGSETLSTVCFFMFIDNATHRVLSNHGILTEDEHVGLGTVGAWRVVTLRAGELPYENPAMDGVVAKHLLHRLFPNAKFSVWVDAKMQLTVDPLLLVHSLVVEKGVDMAVSKHPFNLHTMEEAIATARWRKWGDVDAIRVQMETYCENGLQPWSPIKLPYPSDVPDTAIIIRRHGLASDLFSCLLFNELEAFNPRDQLAFAYVRDQMSPKVSMNMFEVEVLEHIAVEYRHNLKRDGGGGGKQGITRMASSRDITGSSCEKYLLKMWGEHIE from the exons ATGGGGTGGGTGCGCGTGCGGAGCCCCCCGGTGCTGCAGTCCAAGCTGCTGTGCCTATCCCTGCTCTACCTCCTCACCGCGCTCCCGCTCGCGCTCTACGTCTCCTTCTCCGACCCCGgccaccgctgcctcctcctgcCCTTCCCCTCCCGGGCCTCCCCGGCCGCTGCGAAGCCGCTCTTCGAGTACCCGCCCGGGTACGGCGAGCACAAGCACGCGCTCCCCGTCCCACGCGCGCTCTGCTCCAACCCTGCCGTGTTCTCAg ACTATAAGACTGTCTTGGAAGAAATCAATGGACTCTGCCGCAACCTCTCGGCGTCTCCTTCTACATCCCCTGTGTTGCGGTATCAGAAAGGCAGCAAAGACTCATTTGCGGGAAACTTCTCGGCCGAGGAACGGAGATCGTTCTTCAGCCACACTGACAACGAAGTAGAAATCCCCTGTGGGTTCTTCAAGGAGTTCCCCGTCCGAGAAGTTG GCAGATTGGCCATGGAGAAGTGCAGTGGCGTGGTGGTCGCCTCGGCGATCTTGAACGACCACGACAAGATCCGGCAGCCCAAGGGGCTCGGGTCCGAGACGCTCAGCACGGTGTGCTTCTTCATGTTCATAGACAACGCCACACACAGGGTCCTCTCGAACCACGGCATCCTAACAGAAGACGAACACGTCGGCCTCGGCACGGTAGGCGCATGGCGCGTGGTGACTCTGCGCGCCGGCGAGCTCCCCTACGAGAACCCGGCGATGGACGGCGTCGTCGCGAAGCACCTCCTGCACCGGCTGTTCCCGAACGCCAAGTTCAGCGTCTGGGTCGACGCCAAGATGCAGCTCACGGTGGACCCGCTGCTGCTGGTGCACTCGCTCGTCGTCGAAAAGGGAGTGGACATGGCAGTCTCCAAGCACCCGTTCAACCTCCACACCATGGAGGAGGCGATCGCGACGGCGAGGTGGCGCAAGTGGGGGGACGTGGACGCCATCAGAGTGCAGATGGAGACGTACTGCGAGAACGGCCTGCAGCCATGGTCCCCCATCAAGCTTCCATATCCATCAG ATGTACCGGACACGGCAATCATCATCAGGAGGCACGGCCTGGCCAGCGACCTCTTCTCCTGCCTGCTGTTCAACGAGCTGGAGGCGTTCAACCCGCGCGACCAGCTCGCCTTCGCCTACGTCAGGGACCAGATGAGCCCCAAGGTGAGCATGAATATGTTCGAGGTCGAAGTGTTGGAGCACATCGCCGTCGAGTACCGGCACAACTTGAAGCGTGACGGCGGGGGAGGAGGGAAGCAGGGTATCACTAGGATGGCGTCCTCAAGAGACATCACTGGGAGCAGCTGCGAGAAGTACCTTCTGAAGATGTGGGGGGAGCATATTGAATAa
- the LOC133919166 gene encoding uncharacterized protein LOC133919166 — protein MESSPCTLHATVTGACAAPLALRRRGARARTAPPLQGRARAVRAQGPRLEPEPQAVPEKGGPSTLPKTALRVGAGVALALALGGVSWTARGGSAGPVLHMQPAAVCALNAVTDGVSRVTVERGGAAAIKTSVDALSDSLFRREDSVRDRATLMDLVFEQVTKEHITDRGKLTSLLQKEFLASRDSERKLDLGLLLTDVLINQREWQRAKEVCQQLTSRHQRDSRPYLHLAVINMMMAVETMLSPDTATTDDIEKMTKNAIEYWKEFKNKNELAKASTDSNT, from the exons ATGGAATCATCTCCCTGCACGTTGCACGCGACGGTCACTGGAGCGTGTGCCGCTCCGCTCGCCCTGCGCCGTCGCGGCGCCCGTGCACGCACGGCGCCGCCGCTGCAGGGGAGGGCTCGCGCCGTGCGCGCCCAGGGGCCAAGGTTGGAACCGGAACCCCAGGCGGTGCCGGAGAAGGGAGGACCGTCGACGCTTCCCAAGACCGCGCTGAGGGTGGGCGCCGGCGTGGCGCTGGCCCTTGCGCTGGGTGGCGTCTCGTGGACAGCGCGCGGCGGGAGCGCCGGCCCCGTCCTGCACATGCAGCCGGCCGCGGTGTGCGCCCTGAACGCCGTCACCGACGGCGTGTCCCGAGTCACCGTGGAGCGCGGCGGCGCCGCGGCCATTAAGACGAGCGTTGATGCGCTCTCAGACTCGCTGTTCCGGCGCGAGGATTCGGTCAGGGACCGCGCCACGCTAATGGACCTCGTCTTTGAGCAAGTCACCAAGGAG CATATCACAGACAGGGGGAAGCTGACGAGTCTGCTGCAGAAGGAGTTCTTGGCATCGCGCGACTCCGAAAGGAAGCTTGACCTGGGCTTGCTGCTCACTGACGTACTGATCAATCAG AGAGAATGGCAGAGGGCAAAAGAAGTTTGCCAGCAGCTAACAAGTCGCCACCAGCGTGATTCAAGGCCTTACCTTCATTTG GCTGTCATCAACATGATGATGGCAGTGGAAACTATGCTGTCTCCAGACACGGCCACCACTGATGACATTGAGAAGATGACCAAGAATGCCATAGAATACTGGAAggaattcaagaacaagaacgaGTTAGCCAAGGCGTCAACAGATTCCAACACCTGA